The following proteins are co-located in the Psychrobium sp. MM17-31 genome:
- a CDS encoding EAL domain-containing protein codes for MYPILRHFICFAILLSTFLSFFSAAQSISDERQIKLTTKFNYYTKAQGLDQVTVIYIVEDKLGFIWLGTPTGVFRFDGENFKHFTPANSGLSGAFITSLYIDSKQQLWVGTETGLNLYQPDLEKFESFFERGLADEHIWSIFEDSQNRYWIGASDTLYLFDLVNKSFEKLNFKLQEKPFPLKEVRTIFQDEKGFVWLSTDRGENYIVDPLLNNLHKLSEDNPTGVMLTDSRINQFIPTSGRILIIRDRDIYQYKHERLTKLYEAPQDSANKLMRGVLDKDNSLWVSSEQGLYQFNEVNSRLTVNGIYAQSNQIFSIISDRNENLWFGTLQSGLGHYLKKNQLFSHLSLAQDMLSDDVVWSIVEDELSNVWVASNASLLSRFDFKANTAKFYESGIDGIKSLSYTNNSLFIGSNEGLFRYTLNDKDALQKQEQLLDIEVAYLASDVTYVYASSWGKGLFRIDVTGEGNSAAVESMSFGKDVLPYITTLKRVGSRLYVGTLNGFYVFDLNSGLSREVVELSGKRISYVSEGGNEVIVSTGDSGVYKFDYGLSKVVAHYSYEKLLNRTIYSAFMGANGNVWMSTDKGVLKLNKQLAVYQYDVSDGIGGVDFNDNSALKTTSDVVLFGGSKGVSYFDTNKRSDEEIAGAQLLFTDFTVFNNPVEIGEEVEGNVKLQRSILTTDKVTLEYSDYPFEITYNLINYPQPQKVKYQYKLIDIDDAWLKGKKSRTSTYTSLESGTYQFVVRALDASTNEVLATNSLKVIVLPPFWLSPIALALYGLLCVALVMTVLNIINQRKRAAREIQHAAKRLELSLWGSGDLMWDWDIVNNHVYHSEHWQQFDYPGLAEKDLAKIHPKDREKVSARLAAHLADESEFFEASYRIKRHNEDAWVWIVDRAKVVERSQDGKPLRMSGNIRDINLLKNAEARLNMQANVMSTISDAIYVMDLDFNIVDVNDAFEQITGLTPQQVLNNQRIFATYHGGIAAVIKAQLTKGLAWNGEAKATKPNGEIYSIELHLNPMRDNDNEISHYVAAFSDITQRKQTEQELRDLSNIDPLTQLPNRSYFQYAHRNLIRRKEPHALLTMDVDNFKKINDSMGHDEGDKLLCMISERIDTQINCQHLLCRLGGDEFALLLEDINDISMITQVLYDIEGVMQNPFELNGESLVMNCSIGVAIYPNDGETTESMLQSADTAMYHAKSESGFSYQLFNSSMNESAVRRLQIEGMIRQALKNDWFEVYYQPKIDLETETIMGMEALVRLVHPELGMISPSEFIPIAEDTGLVIAIGEKVLDKACYATQQWRKSGLFNGRVAVNLAAKQFSQEDLLQRIDHILECTQLPLANLELEITEGTVIEDPELAITTMQKLVDKGIHLALDDFGTGYSSLSYLRRFPIHTLKIDKAFIDDLSSERSDRHMVASIISIAHNMDVSVVAEGVEEGDQIAALKQLNCETIQGYYYSRPLSEQDFTSYLLKQQVGSKYLSSI; via the coding sequence ATGTATCCAATTCTTCGACATTTTATTTGCTTTGCGATTCTTCTCTCTACTTTTCTTTCATTCTTTTCAGCTGCTCAGTCCATTTCAGACGAAAGGCAAATTAAATTAACAACGAAATTTAATTACTACACCAAAGCGCAAGGGCTTGACCAAGTTACTGTTATTTATATTGTTGAAGATAAATTAGGCTTTATTTGGCTGGGTACACCGACGGGAGTGTTTAGATTCGACGGCGAAAACTTCAAGCATTTTACCCCTGCTAACAGTGGATTATCCGGCGCATTTATTACCTCGCTGTATATCGACTCGAAGCAGCAATTATGGGTTGGTACTGAAACAGGTTTGAATTTGTATCAACCTGACTTGGAAAAGTTTGAATCATTCTTTGAGCGCGGGCTGGCTGACGAACATATCTGGAGTATTTTCGAAGACAGTCAAAACCGCTATTGGATTGGCGCTAGTGATACGCTGTATTTATTTGATTTGGTAAATAAGTCGTTTGAAAAACTTAATTTTAAATTACAAGAAAAGCCATTCCCATTGAAAGAAGTCCGTACTATTTTCCAAGATGAAAAAGGCTTTGTTTGGTTATCTACCGATCGTGGTGAAAATTATATCGTTGACCCTTTGCTTAACAATTTACACAAGCTGTCTGAAGACAATCCGACGGGTGTTATGCTGACGGACAGTCGAATTAATCAGTTTATCCCAACCAGTGGACGAATCTTGATTATTCGCGATCGCGACATCTATCAGTATAAGCACGAGCGGCTCACAAAGCTTTACGAAGCACCACAAGATTCAGCGAATAAGCTGATGAGAGGCGTTTTGGACAAAGATAATAGTTTGTGGGTTTCATCAGAACAAGGCTTGTATCAATTTAACGAGGTTAATAGTCGTTTAACCGTTAATGGAATATATGCCCAATCAAATCAAATTTTTTCTATCATCAGTGACCGTAATGAGAATTTGTGGTTTGGTACTTTACAAAGTGGCTTGGGACATTATTTAAAGAAAAATCAGCTTTTTAGTCACCTTTCTTTAGCTCAAGATATGTTGAGTGACGACGTTGTTTGGTCCATTGTGGAAGATGAGCTATCAAACGTATGGGTTGCTAGTAATGCATCACTACTTTCACGTTTTGATTTCAAAGCCAATACTGCCAAATTCTATGAATCAGGTATTGATGGTATTAAATCGCTTTCCTATACAAATAATTCTTTATTTATTGGCTCTAACGAAGGGCTTTTTCGTTATACGCTGAATGATAAAGATGCGTTACAAAAGCAAGAGCAGTTGTTGGATATAGAAGTTGCCTATCTAGCGAGTGATGTTACTTATGTTTATGCTTCGTCTTGGGGAAAAGGATTATTTAGAATCGATGTCACAGGCGAAGGCAACTCTGCCGCTGTGGAAAGCATGTCATTTGGCAAAGATGTCTTGCCATATATTACAACGTTAAAGAGAGTAGGCAGCAGGCTGTATGTCGGGACATTGAATGGCTTTTACGTGTTTGACTTAAATAGCGGCTTGTCACGAGAAGTCGTTGAATTGTCAGGCAAACGGATCAGCTATGTGTCTGAAGGTGGAAATGAGGTAATAGTTAGCACTGGTGATAGTGGTGTGTATAAGTTTGATTACGGTTTAAGTAAGGTCGTGGCACATTATTCTTATGAGAAGCTGCTTAATAGAACGATATATTCCGCCTTTATGGGAGCCAATGGCAATGTATGGATGTCGACAGATAAAGGCGTGCTTAAACTTAATAAGCAATTGGCTGTTTATCAATACGATGTTTCAGACGGCATAGGTGGCGTAGATTTTAACGATAATAGCGCCTTGAAAACGACTTCAGATGTTGTTTTATTTGGCGGCTCAAAAGGTGTCAGTTACTTCGATACAAATAAACGAAGTGATGAAGAAATTGCTGGTGCTCAATTATTGTTTACCGATTTTACGGTGTTTAATAACCCCGTAGAAATCGGCGAAGAAGTTGAAGGTAATGTCAAGCTACAACGCTCTATTCTAACAACAGATAAAGTTACCCTTGAATATTCTGATTATCCTTTTGAGATTACTTATAATCTAATCAATTACCCACAGCCGCAAAAAGTAAAATACCAATATAAACTTATCGACATCGATGACGCTTGGCTCAAGGGTAAAAAGAGCCGAACTTCTACCTATACCAGTCTCGAATCTGGAACTTATCAATTTGTCGTAAGAGCGCTTGATGCAAGCACAAATGAAGTGCTGGCAACGAATAGCCTTAAAGTGATTGTTCTACCTCCATTTTGGTTGTCGCCAATAGCTTTAGCGCTTTATGGATTATTGTGCGTGGCATTGGTGATGACAGTGTTAAATATCATTAATCAACGTAAACGCGCTGCCAGAGAAATCCAGCATGCAGCGAAGCGACTTGAGTTATCACTGTGGGGGAGTGGTGATTTAATGTGGGACTGGGATATTGTTAACAACCACGTTTATCACAGTGAGCACTGGCAACAGTTTGACTACCCTGGTTTGGCTGAGAAAGATCTCGCTAAAATTCACCCTAAAGATCGTGAGAAAGTGTCTGCTCGCCTTGCTGCACACTTGGCAGATGAATCGGAATTTTTCGAGGCAAGCTATCGAATCAAGCGTCACAATGAAGATGCGTGGGTGTGGATTGTTGACCGTGCTAAGGTCGTTGAGCGATCGCAAGATGGCAAGCCACTGCGTATGTCGGGAAATATTCGCGATATCAACCTTCTAAAAAATGCAGAAGCACGCCTCAATATGCAGGCAAACGTTATGTCGACGATTTCCGACGCCATTTATGTAATGGATTTGGACTTCAATATTGTCGACGTTAACGATGCCTTTGAGCAAATTACAGGGTTAACTCCGCAACAAGTACTGAATAATCAGCGTATCTTTGCTACTTATCACGGCGGTATTGCAGCTGTAATTAAAGCGCAGCTAACAAAAGGCTTGGCGTGGAATGGTGAAGCAAAAGCAACCAAGCCTAATGGTGAGATTTATTCAATTGAATTACACCTCAATCCGATGCGTGATAATGACAATGAAATTAGTCATTATGTGGCAGCTTTTTCTGACATCACGCAACGTAAACAAACTGAGCAAGAATTGCGTGACCTATCCAACATCGATCCGCTAACACAATTGCCAAATCGTTCGTATTTTCAATATGCTCATCGCAATCTGATTCGTCGCAAAGAGCCGCATGCTTTATTGACGATGGACGTCGATAACTTTAAGAAGATCAATGATTCGATGGGGCATGATGAAGGCGATAAATTGTTGTGTATGATCAGCGAGCGCATCGATACACAGATTAATTGTCAGCATTTACTGTGTCGATTAGGTGGCGATGAGTTTGCGTTGTTGCTTGAAGATATCAACGATATCAGCATGATTACCCAGGTACTTTATGATATCGAAGGGGTCATGCAAAACCCATTTGAGTTAAACGGTGAAAGTTTGGTAATGAACTGCAGTATTGGTGTCGCCATTTATCCAAATGATGGCGAGACCACTGAAAGCATGTTGCAAAGTGCTGATACGGCAATGTATCACGCTAAATCTGAATCGGGCTTTAGCTATCAATTGTTTAACTCCTCAATGAATGAATCTGCGGTTAGACGCCTGCAAATAGAAGGCATGATACGGCAGGCACTCAAGAATGATTGGTTCGAAGTTTATTATCAGCCGAAGATTGACTTAGAAACCGAAACAATCATGGGGATGGAGGCGCTAGTGCGTTTAGTACACCCTGAGCTAGGCATGATAAGCCCATCAGAGTTTATTCCTATTGCCGAGGATACTGGTCTTGTCATAGCCATTGGTGAAAAAGTTTTAGATAAAGCATGCTATGCCACGCAGCAATGGCGTAAGAGTGGCCTCTTTAATGGCAGGGTAGCAGTAAATCTCGCTGCTAAGCAGTTCTCCCAAGAGGATCTGTTACAACGAATTGACCACATATTGGAGTGCACCCAGCTGCCTTTAGCTAACCTCGAGCTTGAAATTACCGAAGGTACTGTTATTGAAGATCCCGAGCTGGCGATCACCACTATGCAAAAGCTGGTAGATAAAGGCATTCATTTAGCGCTTGATGATTTTGGTACAGGCTATTCTTCATTGAGTTACTTACGTCGTTTCCCAATTCACACATTAAAAATTGATAAGGCCTTTATTGATGATCTAAGTAGTGAGCGAAGTGATCGTCATATGGTGGCATCTATTATTTCAATAGCCCATAACATGGACGTATCTGTTGTTGCTGAAGGGGTTGAAGAAGGCGATCAAATTGCCGCTCTTAAGCAATTAAATTGTGAAACGATTCAAGGGTACTATTACAGCCGCCCACTATCTGAGCAAGATTTCACGTCGTATTTGTTAAAGCAACAAGTGGGCAGTAAGTATTTGAGTTCAATTTAG
- a CDS encoding anhydro-N-acetylmuramic acid kinase has product MSAQLYIGLMSGTSMDGVDAVLVDFSGEQPRVIATHEEPIPEHLHSNLHRLADPKTGDINLLGECDRACGELFATAVNNLLSHADIDASSVTAIGSHGQTVRHMPNLPYPFSLQIGDASTIAVQTNIDTIADFRRKDIALGGQGAPLVPAFHRAIFNSEKDRVILNIGGIANITWLGKSGETTGFDTGPGNTLLDLWYSQHHDGHYDANGAWGATGAVNQALLDRMLAHPYFVMPAPKSTGRELFNISWLNQHLSHFPAIAAQDVQATLAELTAISITSEIKKLSHNADVFVCGGGLFNTDLIAKLQARLPNSNISSTADLGIDAQWVEAIAFAWLAYCFKNGITSNLPAVTGANKAAILGCLHPAK; this is encoded by the coding sequence GTGAGTGCACAGCTGTATATTGGTTTAATGTCTGGCACTAGCATGGATGGTGTCGATGCGGTACTAGTGGACTTTAGTGGTGAGCAACCACGTGTAATAGCCACCCATGAAGAGCCAATTCCAGAGCATTTACATAGCAATTTACATCGCCTCGCCGATCCGAAAACAGGTGATATTAACTTACTAGGCGAATGCGATCGCGCTTGCGGTGAGCTGTTTGCAACAGCGGTTAATAACTTGCTATCTCACGCCGATATTGATGCTAGCTCAGTGACCGCCATAGGTTCACACGGGCAAACCGTGCGTCATATGCCTAATCTCCCCTACCCATTTTCACTGCAAATAGGCGATGCAAGTACCATCGCGGTACAAACCAATATCGATACTATCGCCGATTTTAGGCGCAAAGACATCGCGCTAGGTGGTCAGGGGGCACCACTAGTTCCGGCATTTCATCGGGCTATTTTTAACAGTGAAAAAGATCGTGTCATTCTCAATATCGGCGGTATTGCCAATATAACTTGGCTAGGAAAATCAGGTGAAACTACTGGCTTTGATACAGGGCCTGGCAATACCTTACTCGATTTATGGTATAGCCAGCATCACGATGGCCACTATGATGCCAATGGCGCTTGGGGTGCAACAGGAGCAGTTAATCAAGCATTGCTTGATAGAATGTTAGCGCATCCCTATTTTGTCATGCCGGCCCCTAAAAGCACAGGCCGCGAGTTATTCAACATTTCTTGGCTCAATCAGCATCTGAGTCACTTTCCAGCCATTGCAGCACAAGACGTACAGGCAACACTCGCCGAGCTTACTGCAATATCAATAACTTCCGAAATTAAAAAACTATCACATAATGCCGACGTCTTTGTTTGTGGCGGCGGGCTTTTTAACACTGATTTAATCGCCAAATTGCAAGCTAGACTGCCTAATTCGAATATTAGCTCTACCGCAGACTTGGGTATCGATGCCCAGTGGGTAGAAGCCATTGCCTTTGCATGGCTAGCTTATTGCTTTAAAAATGGCATTACCAGTAATTTACCCGCAGTAACTGGCGCCAATAAAGCGGCAATTTTAGGTTGCTTACACCCGGCAAAATAG
- a CDS encoding peptidoglycan DD-metalloendopeptidase family protein, translating into MTHIYHQLPRRHKQLLLAVSVVTAILFLLPSDDAQASRSDAKDTTLKVAQRYEVAINGDKKSLVAVNKPQATTENSTQKLTPSNTTPVKVHTAGTESTTISQQQVDAIVEETKVPTLQWQSVKVKSGDSLALIFDRAGFSPRTLHNITTVGKATKALKKIMPGQIIKFGADSDGKLQELRYQQDIVTTLVVTAAEKGFEATTEKRELETREKLASAVIETNFWNAGISAGLEPNVIMNLANIFGWDIDFGLDIRKGDHFNIIYETKFLDGEEVKTGQIIAAEFVNQGESYQAIRHTDGEYYSASGRSMRKAFLRAPVNFKYISSNFNPRRLHPVTGRVKAHNGIDYAARRGTPVMASGSGTVIASSYNKYNGNYVFIKHGESYVTKYLHLHKKSVKKGQRVKQGQKIGTVGATGRVTGVHLHYEFLVNGVHRNPRTVKLPKSQPIAKKEKAAFLAIAQKRMAQLETNKRIMLASNQDN; encoded by the coding sequence ATGACTCACATATATCATCAACTTCCCCGTCGTCATAAACAGCTTTTACTCGCTGTATCTGTAGTGACCGCAATACTTTTTCTGTTGCCAAGTGATGATGCACAAGCCTCCCGTTCTGATGCCAAAGACACAACATTAAAAGTTGCTCAGCGTTATGAAGTCGCGATCAATGGCGACAAAAAATCACTGGTTGCCGTAAACAAACCACAGGCAACAACCGAAAATAGCACGCAGAAACTCACGCCATCAAACACAACGCCAGTTAAGGTTCACACAGCAGGAACGGAATCAACCACTATTTCGCAGCAGCAAGTTGACGCTATTGTAGAAGAAACTAAGGTTCCTACGTTGCAATGGCAAAGTGTGAAAGTGAAATCAGGTGATAGCCTAGCCCTTATATTTGACCGCGCAGGTTTTAGCCCGCGTACCCTGCACAATATCACCACGGTTGGCAAAGCAACGAAAGCCCTCAAAAAAATTATGCCCGGGCAAATTATTAAATTCGGTGCCGATAGCGATGGAAAACTGCAAGAGCTGCGTTATCAACAAGACATTGTAACAACCTTAGTGGTGACCGCTGCTGAGAAAGGTTTTGAAGCCACCACAGAAAAACGTGAACTGGAAACCCGTGAAAAACTAGCAAGCGCAGTGATCGAAACCAACTTCTGGAATGCAGGGATCAGCGCAGGCCTAGAGCCAAATGTGATTATGAATCTGGCCAACATCTTTGGTTGGGACATTGATTTTGGGTTAGATATTCGCAAAGGCGACCACTTTAATATCATCTATGAAACCAAGTTTTTGGACGGTGAAGAAGTAAAAACCGGTCAAATTATTGCCGCAGAATTTGTTAACCAAGGGGAAAGCTATCAAGCGATTCGTCATACCGATGGCGAGTACTACTCAGCATCTGGACGCAGTATGCGCAAAGCGTTTTTGCGCGCGCCAGTTAACTTTAAATATATTAGCTCTAACTTCAATCCTCGTCGTTTGCACCCTGTTACAGGACGAGTAAAAGCACATAACGGCATTGACTATGCCGCGAGACGCGGTACGCCGGTGATGGCATCAGGATCAGGTACCGTCATCGCCTCAAGTTACAACAAATACAATGGTAATTATGTATTTATTAAACATGGTGAAAGCTACGTCACTAAGTATCTCCATTTGCACAAAAAGTCCGTTAAAAAAGGACAACGTGTTAAACAAGGTCAAAAGATTGGTACAGTAGGCGCAACAGGCCGTGTAACCGGTGTGCATTTACATTATGAGTTTCTAGTTAATGGCGTACACCGCAATCCAAGAACGGTTAAATTGCCCAAATCGCAACCGATTGCTAAGAAAGAAAAAGCGGCTTTCCTCGCCATTGCACAAAAACGTATGGCACAGCTAGAAACCAATAAGCGTATTATGTTGGCGAGTAATCAGGATAATTAA
- the tyrS gene encoding tyrosine--tRNA ligase: MSQVADALSEIKRGADEILVEEELIEKLKLGRPLQIKLGADPTAPDIHLGHTVILNKMRQFQQLGHEVTFLIGDFTAMVGDPTGKNATRPPLTKEQVLENAKSYTDQVFKILDPEKTKIAFNSTWLEELGAVGMIKLAANQTVARMLERDDFKKRYNGGQPIAIHEFLYPLLQGYDSVAMKTDVELGGTDQKFNLLMGRELQKANGQSPQCVVMMPLLEGLDGVKKMSKSANNYIGINEPPSEMFGKIMSISDELMWRYYELLSFRPIAEIEQFKTDIANGANPRDVKIALAKEIIARFHTEQDAENAHKEFTERFQKGKIPDEMPELTLGVLPMANLLKEAGLVASTSEANRMIKQGAVKIDGVKCEDNKQELESGGTFVVQVGKRKFSRITIG, from the coding sequence ATGTCACAGGTAGCTGATGCACTGAGCGAAATTAAACGCGGTGCAGATGAAATTCTTGTCGAAGAAGAATTAATTGAAAAACTTAAACTCGGTCGTCCACTGCAAATTAAATTAGGCGCCGATCCTACCGCGCCAGATATTCATCTTGGTCACACGGTAATTTTAAACAAGATGCGTCAATTTCAGCAATTGGGGCATGAAGTAACTTTCTTAATTGGCGATTTTACCGCAATGGTTGGTGATCCAACTGGAAAAAATGCGACTCGTCCACCACTGACTAAAGAGCAAGTGTTAGAAAACGCTAAGTCATACACTGATCAAGTGTTTAAGATCTTAGATCCTGAAAAAACAAAAATTGCTTTTAACTCGACTTGGTTAGAAGAGTTGGGTGCTGTTGGTATGATCAAGTTAGCTGCCAACCAAACTGTTGCCCGTATGCTTGAGCGCGACGACTTTAAAAAGCGTTATAACGGTGGTCAACCAATCGCTATTCACGAGTTTTTATATCCGTTGTTACAAGGTTATGATTCCGTTGCAATGAAAACCGATGTTGAGCTTGGTGGTACGGATCAAAAATTCAACTTATTGATGGGCCGTGAGCTGCAAAAAGCCAATGGCCAATCGCCGCAATGTGTTGTGATGATGCCATTGTTAGAAGGTTTAGACGGCGTGAAGAAAATGTCTAAATCGGCTAATAACTACATTGGTATCAATGAGCCACCGTCAGAAATGTTTGGTAAAATCATGTCAATTTCTGATGAATTAATGTGGCGTTACTACGAGCTATTAAGCTTCAGACCTATCGCTGAAATCGAGCAGTTCAAAACAGATATTGCCAACGGCGCTAATCCTCGCGACGTTAAAATTGCGCTGGCGAAAGAGATCATTGCTCGCTTCCACACTGAGCAAGATGCTGAGAATGCACATAAAGAGTTCACAGAGCGTTTCCAAAAGGGCAAAATCCCAGATGAAATGCCTGAATTAACGCTTGGTGTATTGCCAATGGCTAACTTGTTAAAAGAAGCGGGTTTAGTAGCTAGTACGTCTGAAGCAAATCGCATGATCAAACAAGGCGCGGTTAAGATTGATGGCGTTAAGTGTGAAGATAACAAGCAAGAGCTTGAGTCAGGCGGCACTTTCGTTGTTCAAGTTGGCAAGCGTAAGTTTAGCCGTATTACGATTGGCTAA
- a CDS encoding crotonase/enoyl-CoA hydratase family protein, which translates to MEPRVVIDYQDGIAIVSLNRGEKYNALDMAMFDGITSAVAELKENKSIRAVILKGNGKGFCAGLDMVSVLKNPLNAHTLLKKEDGEVSNLAQDVGYLWRSLPVPVIAVTHGSCFGGGMQIALGADFRYSTADCRFSIMEAKWGLIPDMSLSVTLRELTRIDIAKDLVMTGRIFEAPQALEYGLITKICDDPLADALEFAKQLSTRSPDAVMYGKKLLNDTWVSDDKSALDTETAYQKKLLGRWNHLVASSRNFFKSPLGFKKRQNG; encoded by the coding sequence ATGGAACCGAGAGTTGTAATCGACTATCAAGATGGCATTGCTATTGTCAGCCTTAATCGCGGTGAAAAATACAATGCACTTGATATGGCGATGTTTGACGGTATTACTTCTGCTGTTGCCGAACTCAAAGAGAATAAGTCTATTCGCGCTGTGATTTTAAAAGGCAATGGCAAAGGATTTTGCGCTGGACTCGATATGGTATCCGTGCTGAAAAATCCACTCAATGCTCATACGCTGCTTAAGAAAGAAGACGGAGAGGTGTCAAACTTGGCGCAAGACGTTGGCTATTTATGGCGCAGTTTACCCGTTCCTGTCATTGCAGTAACACATGGCAGTTGTTTTGGGGGCGGTATGCAAATAGCGCTAGGTGCTGATTTTAGATACTCAACGGCGGATTGTCGTTTTTCTATTATGGAAGCAAAATGGGGCCTGATTCCCGATATGAGTTTGAGCGTCACGTTGCGCGAATTAACGCGAATCGATATCGCTAAAGATTTAGTGATGACAGGACGAATATTTGAAGCGCCGCAAGCACTTGAATATGGGCTAATTACGAAAATATGTGACGATCCGTTAGCCGATGCGTTGGAGTTTGCAAAACAATTATCAACCCGTTCACCAGATGCGGTGATGTATGGTAAAAAGTTGCTTAATGATACTTGGGTTAGCGACGACAAGTCTGCGCTAGACACTGAAACTGCTTATCAAAAGAAACTGTTAGGACGTTGGAATCATCTTGTCGCGTCGAGCCGTAATTTCTTTAAAAGCCCATTGGGATTTAAAAAGCGCCAAAATGGTTAA
- the pssA gene encoding CDP-diacylglycerol--serine O-phosphatidyltransferase encodes MVHLYNRKQTLEKLPAASIDAKDISVILNAKDYLQQLLTLIDNAQSRIYITVLYLEDDEAGRLVVKHLTEAKERVPSLDIKVFVDFHRARRGLIGQKDSEGNAAFYREIDEKYPDFIQFYGVAVKQKELFGVLHLKGIVIDDTLAYTGASINNIYLHYGERYRYDRYCLLDNKALADSFVEYLQHALIPSEGVHLLGRHPLNLDNKFKKQVARQHKQLCKRKYHLAGCNKDDAITITPLIGLGKRNNQLNKVIHEQMLQTQKSLVLYTPYFNLPSVLKRDISKLLRKGINIEIVVGDKRASDFFIPEDQEFSKIGLVPYLYETSLRQFVKRHQPSIDSGLLTVRLWQHDANSFHLKGMQVDKRYHLLTGNNLNPRAWRLDIENGLMIDDKNQQLSEMFDNEHQKIIEHTSVIKSWQEIDALEDYPPLVKKWLGRLRKTNLDMLFKQYM; translated from the coding sequence ATGGTTCATCTTTACAACCGCAAACAAACGTTAGAAAAACTACCTGCTGCATCCATCGACGCTAAAGATATCAGCGTAATTTTAAACGCTAAAGATTATCTGCAGCAGCTATTGACACTAATTGATAATGCACAGTCTCGAATCTACATTACAGTGTTATATCTCGAAGATGACGAAGCTGGCCGCCTTGTGGTTAAGCACTTGACCGAAGCTAAAGAGAGAGTACCTAGTTTAGACATCAAGGTTTTTGTTGATTTCCATCGTGCTAGACGTGGCTTAATCGGCCAAAAGGACAGCGAAGGTAATGCGGCGTTTTATCGTGAAATTGACGAGAAATATCCAGACTTTATTCAGTTTTATGGGGTTGCGGTTAAACAAAAAGAGCTCTTTGGTGTATTGCATCTCAAAGGTATAGTCATCGACGATACACTAGCCTATACCGGCGCTAGTATTAACAACATTTATCTGCACTACGGCGAGCGTTACCGTTATGATCGTTATTGCTTACTAGACAATAAAGCCCTAGCAGATAGCTTTGTTGAATATCTCCAACATGCCCTTATTCCAAGCGAGGGAGTTCACCTACTAGGACGTCATCCACTGAATTTGGATAACAAATTTAAAAAGCAAGTCGCCAGACAGCACAAACAACTATGTAAGCGTAAATATCACCTAGCGGGTTGCAACAAAGATGATGCTATTACAATTACGCCACTAATTGGCCTAGGGAAACGCAATAATCAGCTCAATAAAGTGATTCATGAGCAGATGCTGCAAACACAAAAATCACTAGTGCTATATACCCCTTATTTTAATCTACCTAGTGTATTAAAGCGCGACATCAGCAAGCTATTACGCAAAGGTATTAACATTGAAATAGTGGTTGGCGACAAGCGCGCTAGTGATTTCTTTATCCCGGAAGATCAAGAATTTAGTAAAATAGGTTTGGTGCCATACCTCTACGAAACATCATTGCGTCAGTTTGTGAAACGCCATCAACCGTCAATTGACAGCGGACTATTAACTGTTCGTCTTTGGCAGCATGACGCCAATTCATTCCATTTAAAGGGCATGCAAGTAGATAAACGCTACCACCTTCTCACGGGCAACAATCTAAACCCACGAGCTTGGCGTCTCGACATTGAAAATGGTTTGATGATTGATGATAAGAACCAGCAACTAAGTGAAATGTTTGATAATGAACATCAAAAGATCATTGAACACACGTCAGTTATCAAGTCATGGCAAGAAATCGATGCACTTGAAGACTACCCACCTTTAGTCAAAAAGTGGCTAGGTCGACTTAGAAAAACCAACCTAGACATGCTGTTCAAGCAATATATGTAA
- a CDS encoding lysoplasmalogenase, protein MFATAFNVAVLSSAVMSIVGDKPHNRTLHYIFKPFTMLLLIGYIVWAGLPNNTFALAMFVGLLFSLMGDVFLMLPKDRFIEGLASFLVAHIAYIVAFYQLFDWQLTWWWALSLIGFAAVFYRLLLPNLGALKLPVIVYISVIITMVWMAGELFWQGSSYLSAALFIGAVVFACSDSVLAWNKFKKPFRGAQWAILLTYFGAQWLLSQAILLS, encoded by the coding sequence ATGTTTGCAACTGCATTTAATGTCGCGGTACTTAGCTCCGCTGTGATGAGTATTGTTGGCGATAAGCCTCACAATCGCACTTTACACTATATTTTTAAGCCATTTACCATGTTGTTGCTCATCGGCTATATCGTGTGGGCAGGGCTGCCAAACAACACCTTTGCATTAGCGATGTTTGTAGGACTGTTGTTTAGCTTGATGGGTGACGTGTTTTTAATGCTTCCCAAAGATCGCTTTATCGAGGGCTTAGCCAGTTTTTTAGTCGCTCATATCGCCTATATCGTGGCCTTTTATCAGTTGTTCGATTGGCAGCTTACTTGGTGGTGGGCACTATCTCTAATTGGATTTGCCGCGGTGTTTTATCGTTTATTATTACCTAATCTCGGCGCTTTAAAGTTGCCTGTTATCGTTTATATCAGTGTCATTATTACCATGGTTTGGATGGCGGGGGAGTTATTTTGGCAAGGCTCTAGTTATTTGAGCGCCGCGTTGTTTATCGGCGCCGTTGTTTTTGCTTGCTCTGACTCTGTACTGGCTTGGAATAAGTTTAAAAAGCCGTTTAGAGGTGCGCAGTGGGCAATTTTACTCACCTACTTTGGCGCACAATGGCTCCTCAGCCAAGCTATTTTATTGTCTTAG